The genomic window CATTGTTTCCGAGTAATTCAACACGAACTTTTTATTTCGTTACTTATGTTTAATCCTAATAAGTAGTCAatcttatttttctttctttccttctATCTTCCAGTTTTTGGTAGTTTTGCTTTAGTAGGTACGTCTACCTAACTATGTACTAagctttttttattagtttcaaTATTTAGGATAAGGTATAAGAAGTTCTTTTTGACAGTAATTAGTAGTAAATTTTACAATTTCGCGCTTTATGTTGAAGTGGAATCCAAAAATGCTTGGCAGTACTTGGTTTCCAagacttatagttcggccattcagagaatgcgttcctgacacgtcgcgattgaactgacgacgtaactacattcattgattattgatataataatgttgttttaatgctcctcaattgttaaaacggtaaacaaccagcaaaaatatttttatcgtaactgcaacgccattgcaaagttacgtcgtcagttcaatcgcgacgtgtcaggaacgcattctctgaatggccgaactataataactatATTGGGGCAAGGAGTTCAAAGCAGGAGTAGTCTTCGATCCGATTGGTTGAGATTGCTAAATATTCAGCCAACTATCATATAAACAGAAATCACTGACAAGATATAGACTGTACAAAATATTCAGTTTGGTATAGGTTTATAAAGCAACGTTATCCAGTTTTTTATAAGTACAGGCAACAATCTGATAAGTAtatccaggggcccgattctcctaattttacttaagcgacatacgattcacgttcgactcagttcgactgagatccaatcccgactcgattacgattgaagcgtatgtggcattccgctattttttctttgaaataaacgtttttatccttttctgtcattcaataattaatcattatcagccttacttataaacgtgaattaaatataggtaatacttagggctgtttaagaaaattcttagttataaacgttgcttaagcacgtcttaactaacatttaatcactacttaagactttaagtagtgattagttaaaatgttgcttagaaggtgattagagattttataagggGGTaagtctgcaaatgattaacgattgcaaaatgattgtacagcaaactaccgtgtagtccaaaatcaccaaaatagcagaccaatcgcaaaccaatcgaatgtcattggaatacgattggtcttatattataaagtagcAGAATGCatgataaggttaaaactgctattgcgatcatattgcgattcaatttctattagattttgacaatattatcttaggagaatcgggccccaggatgGAGATCCGAAACACTTCTTCGGAAAGAACTActgtccaatttaattaatggAATAGCGGTATCTAATAGCTAGTTTCTTTAGGTCTGCCAAAAGTCTTAACagaaaaaacaacaacatttgGAAACAACATGTTTAATCTTCGAAAATATGCCAAACTGAGACATTATAATCTGCAGCAAAAAAGTCTGATTTTGATGGATCAACCCTCGAAAACACAAAGAGCTTGTCTGGGGGTTTCGATGAAATAAACATGCATGGTGACCACGCCGGGGTTTTCTGCTAACTCGTAGAAACATTCGGGACCTTTTGGTACGATGacctgaaaataaacataagcaaTGTCACTCATCATGATATCAGAATATCCTAGAACAAATATAAAGAGATCCTCAGCCGtgatttgcaaaatattttgcgaTTAGACTGACTACACGCAGGTGAGTTCTAGTACATTCATAGTCATTGCCCAGGTGTAGTAGGTGTATGAACGCTATATTAAGTTACAGGGATACTTAACTCGAAAACCGGTTATATTTGATGAAATTAAACTTTTCATTCTATAGTTATTCTATCACCTATTTCACTCGATTTTTTTATCTTACCTTAACAGCTGCTACTCCAGGACTTTCGAAATAATTGAAATTGTCAGGTCTCACGGCGTATTTGCCGATAAAATTGAAGCCAATGCCCATCACTACTCCGTTGTAGGAAAGTGGGAACCAGGGGAACAGCCTTCCTTCAGCGCACTCCAAGCTTGTGGTCATGTTGTAGTAGAAATGGTGACCTGAATTCCATACAAATACATCAGTAGTTAAATCGTGGGAAAAGTTTTCACAATAATAGCAGCAGAAAGAAGGCAACAAACAACAGCTTAAGAATGACAATTTTTGTCCAGACTTTTCTCGGCTGTGACGACGCTAACCACATTACAATGCGTTTATAATCTTAACACTCACCCATATATATCATGCAGGCTTGCTCTGTGAACCCACTGACGCTCGTGTCGGCAAGTACGGTAGGGTCGGAGGAAATCGTGTACAATTCTCCGTTGAAACCAGTCACTACCATGGAACCACCCTGGATCAACGTCTCAGTATTTCTTGAAGAGTTGCGAGCTGTTGCGTCAGTCGCAAGATAatctgaagaaaaatacaatgtaTGTTAGTCTTGCCTTGATCATTTAGGTTACTCTCTGTGTTGCGATTCTATGTACATCCTTTCTGAACTATGGCCTGAGGCCCTGAGATGTaattaatgtctaaagtaaaacaGATACAAAAGATTTGACTTACCAGCAGTGGAAAAGTATGCTCTGATGGTCCAATAATCTCTAGATGTGCCATTTGACAATGTAGTGGTCCAGCTTGTGAATCCTTGATTTTCGAAATCGTATACCGAATCGCTTATTTGTTCTTGGTCCAGCTGCAAGAAAAAAGtggtttgaaattattatttttctggaACATCAGTATAAATCATCAATATAATGAAACAATATAAGGGCAAAATACATATTTGCTTTAAAATGAGTATAGATACGCAAATCTATTAAGAACCAAAAGCCGTTAGGATCCATCTGATGAAATACCTAGTAGCCAATAAATGTTGTGCTTTTCTTCTTTCCGTAACGGATCCCTACAGAACCCTTAAGAAAAGtccaataaacaaataatacgtACACCAATTTGGAAAGCAGCAATCTGATAGTTGTCATCGTAGTATAAGTTGAGGGTGTTGTCATCAGCGGGGCCATAAAGGACCAGGTTCTCATAGCCACTTGGGAGGGTAGGGCCGGTCTTCTGCACCCAGTTTTTGGCAATCGCTTCCCATATAGTAAGTGGCATCTCGACGAAAGATGAGGAACCGAAGCCGAACGGATTCAAGTCAAACCTCACTGAAAAACAATTATATCATCGTGATAAGAACGTTGTGATTCCTTAGCTACTCTAACAATAAAGGCTGCCCACGTCCGATAAATTGGTGACCaatttttgtaggagaaaaatagaacacactgacAGCAAAAGGCAACGCATACGTTCTACAAAAAGATAGAGAATCCTAGTCAGAGAGTcctgcaaaaaaatattgacacgATTATCTGTCCTATAAAAAGACTGACGTGGGAAGCCGGATCAGAAATAAAGTTTAGGAGTGATTGACTTTCGCACATCGTCCCATATAATGAAGGTATACTAATTCACTTGTTTTGGGTTTAGGGTAGTCAATAGTAGTGAACTTTACATATAAGACTACCAGGCAGTGCCGATTTTTTCATGGTCTCAACCAACCAACTACTTACCTGCATAAATAAGTAAAACCCAAAACAGACCAcatttcatcatcctcatcctccgagcctttttcccaatcatgttggggtcggcttccagtctaaccggatgcagctaagtaccagtgctttacaagaagcgactgcctatctgacctcctcaacccagttacccgggcaacccgataccccttggttagactggtgtcagacttactggcttctgactacccgtaacgactgccaaggatgttcaatgacagccgggacctacagtttaacgtgccatccgaaacacagccaatggtgtctaagatatacttagaaagtacatacagacttagaaaagttgcattggtacttgcctgacctgggatcgaacccgcgccctcatacttgagagattggtcctttacccactaggccaccacgactttttcaaaACAAACCACATTTAAGGCAGTATTTTACAAACTAAGATCTAGAAGTAGGCGTAGTATAAAAACAGTTAAAAGGAATGCCTCTTAAGATGGAGCAgtagaaaaatatacaaaagattCATCACTTACCCCTCATATTGGCTGTGAAAGCTGCAACAAATAAATACTGCATTAGTTTTAGACATAGGAACTATTTTCGCGCATCTATAGGCACACATTTTTcgcgtttattttaataatactagatgttttcccgcagtttcacccgcgtcccgagcgAACTTGATCGCCTGCCGAGATAATGCTTATGATACTCGGGAATAATGATAATctagctttccaaaagtgaaatattttcggagtttcggagcctttatggtacaatcaaacaaatattcccctttattgtattagtatgGAAGAAGTtataataagtatagataagtagGATTGATATACTCACCACCGAAAGCCGGTGCAGCCACGAGGCATAGTAGAGCGATTGTCCGGATCATGGTGGAAACTGGAAACTGTGTATTGATGGTGCGTTACAAGCCGTTTATATACACGCAATATGGCTTCAGGCACGGTTCAGCCGTTGTTTGAACAAAGCGTATGCAAATGCGGTATGGGTTCTTCATATACCtactcaaaattttattttcgtatATCGGACAGTTTTTCAAGTAAGTACCAAtggaacttttttaagttatataTGTATACTTATGTCCCTTTGTACTGGTAGGTGattcttggacaccaatgatgagtaatggtgaaagaaaactgagaaaacctggactaaaTCGCCGATTCGCCTTGAGCAGCACGCTCATCTCATCTGTATGAGAAGAAACCTGTGCCATGACTACACAGGGTTATTTGTAATTCGACGTATATCCGTAAAGATCCGATAAAAGGGCCCAAGAGCGTAAAGGTGTCACTTACGACTTTGCGCTTAAACGGATCCGGTGGAATAAGCACGTTTAGAGAAACCCTAATTTGTCGCTCTGTGGAAATACTTGATTTTGTGTACCCTGGAATGAAAGACTGGTGACTTTTTCCAAAGTTACTTTTTACCTATAACCTTACCGACGAAGCATccagttatttaaaataatgtattattttcattcaatacTAAATAGTTGCGATCATCGTTCATAATTAATCTAGAATTTGACTACATGTTTGTATTTTGCTACATCTTCACAAACATGTATCCtggatatataaaaaaaaggcaAATTACCATGATGAGATCATCAACGTATTCTTAGGACCCCAAAAATAGGCAGAAAACACCTAAGTACACATgagaaaaatatcaaattttCCTCTTACGTTATTTGCACAATTGGCGAAATCGAAAAAGTaaagaaacaattaaattaacattaattaagtcAGTTtttatgtgatatttttttgaaattgaaagCACGTATAGCTACCTATTTTGTCTGTTCATGCTGTATTGTTTTATATGATCCACCTGAGTAAATAATAAAcgcttaattattaaaatacggATATTAAGATGATATTTGCTTTGCAAATTTCAGGAAAAGTCGGTTAGTGCGAAACGTGAACCAATTCGAGGCTGACGTCTCTTTAGACATGGGGACttctacttaaaaatataattattatgtagtcGTCTATGATTTAGTTATATATAGTTCTAGTTATAGTTCTGGGTCCAAGATTTTAACGGTCGCCGTTAAGCGGGTGAGACACAGCTTTGTGAAGCATCcagtaaaatatacctaaatgactaattattcatttattacttacattGCTCCTATtctaatattgataaaaataggTAATATTGTTTGTATAAAATAGTTTCAGAAAAGCTCCcgttttcgtatttttttcgaGGGCGTTGGAgacctaattaatatttttttttttcactaaaatatttttcatgaccGATGAATGAACAGACTGTAAATGAAAGACGCAGTAGGCCATGTGTGTATACTGTCTGGCTGAATCCAGTTTGTCTAATGGCTGACCTCAGCCTAGTTACGAGTAGACGTAGCGGATGATCTAAGAAAGAATAGATCTATAAACCTGTATTTTCAGAAATATCCTAAAGTCACACGTTTTAGGCGCCATCTGGacgataaattaataataatgaaccGGCAGGATACAGCTACAGCTTGACTGCCTTTCTCAATATTCcatctcatcctccgagccttttgcccaactatgttggggtcggcttccagtctaaccggattcagctgagtaccagtgctttacaaggacttctacaaggagcgactgccctgcctgacctcctcagcccagttacccgggcaaccccttggttagactggtgtcagacttcccgtaacgactgccaaggatgttcaaagacatccgggatctacagtttaacgtgccatccgaaacagtcgttggtgtctaagatataccaATATTCCATCTACATGTGGAATTGTTTACTAGCGATAGAATATTCACATTAGAGCCCAATACAAATAACGTCAAATTCCTGATACTGAACGgataattaaaatatgaatattaaagtTTTCTTATAACATTTCTAACAGAATAAAATAACTGTACTTAAAATAGAACGCCACAAAGGATTGCAGTTTTAtcatagtaggtaggtatggtaCTAATAATCCAAAGTCtgtgtactttattttttaacgcAACGGATGTCGCAGGCAATCATCGTATAACAACCGAGCATAGATGCAGTAAATCCACTTTAGAATTCGTATGGTTTTTCATTTTTCCCTTTGTCCAGAGAGTCCAGACCATTAAACCTGtatcgtaatatttatttaaacttattaagtttaaacaaaaaaaaaaatccggtACTTATACAAAGACTAGTAGTAtagataagtacctaaatgtcttttatataatttattttattttttatttcgatgGCTGCAAAAATCCTGACCTTATCTACATAGTTTCTATTGATGCCTCTAACAGACTGTGGACACATATGGTTTCTTCCCGATAACAAAAGAAATAGAAtctcattaattaattattacttcTTCTTTTATGAGGAAAGTGACTCGCTTGTTTTACATGTTGTACATATCAGAATTTGGGACAAACAATACGTACAAATTAACCATGCCAAATCACCGTGAAAACTATGTTAACCGTATTAAAATGATCAATAATTCATGGCCATTCATTATCTTTTTATTATTCCCTGCACTCTTCTCACTCAAACTACTCAAGGACTGGGCTGTATTCACCGTGCTTATCAAATGCGAGTTCATGATTTGACTCATCGTCATCACAACTCAAAGCGTCCACTACTGGACGGAGGCCTCGCACCAAACTGAGATGATTTAGGTCCTGATTTGATAGTCACCGCGCTGGACATGTACTTGGTAAAGATGTATGTGGTAAAGAGGTGGCATCTAGAGagaatacataggtacatttttaaTTAGATGGACACTTCGGGACGCAGGCGAAACCGCAAGTCTAGATTCTTTATGAGAAAGTTGAATAGAATACAcatatggagaacaaaatgacgagtcGACCATTCATGAAGTCAAAAAGTccgaaatatgtaggtagtccTGCGAAAAAATCGGTAGATACAAAGTCTACTAGAGTAGTCCGGAATATAAAGTAGACGAAACTAggttagttttttttctaacatttcCTGTATAACCAGTATACTAACgctatttatttactaaccTACTGATGTAAGTTTGTTGCGCTAATCTTGTGTATCACGACCAATTGTACTGGAGGCATCAGTAACACAACACTGGTGTTCGCGTTCACACGGAACTATCGATATTTCGCTaagtttaaacattttttatcgataaaatgaatTGTGTTATTGTGATTCTGTCTATCGTTGCTACGGTCTgtggtatgtattttttaaatacatttttgaatgctatttttttatagaaatttaAAGGGCTGgtctcttaaatattttacaaaaaacattatttaaattttgttgtttaaatAATGGTTTCAATTTAGTTCAATTCGTCAATGACACTCATATCTCGGGACTCACTCATCGGGGACGTAACAGCGGGTTGTTGTCAGTGCGACCAAAAAATATTGTCGATGACgaaaatatgtattatgataGTAATAAAAACTTTCACGTTCATGAGGACTGTACCTATGCAGTGCAgtactaaatattttacttgCCTATATTAGTCAAagataagtcgtggtggcctagtgggcaaagaaccaacctctcgagtatgagggcgcgggttcgattccaagtcaggcaagtaccaatgcaacttttctaagtttgtatgtact from Helicoverpa zea isolate HzStark_Cry1AcR chromosome 20, ilHelZeax1.1, whole genome shotgun sequence includes these protein-coding regions:
- the LOC124640480 gene encoding uncharacterized protein LOC124640480 isoform X2, with translation MQYLFVAAFTANMRVRFDLNPFGFGSSSFVEMPLTIWEAIAKNWVQKTGPTLPSGYENLVLYGPADDNTLNLYYDDNYQIAAFQIGLDQEQISDSVYDFENQGFTSWTTTLSNGTSRDYWTIRAYFSTADYLATDATARNSSRNTETLIQGGSMVVTGFNGELYTISSDPTVLADTSVSGFTEQACMIYMGHHFYYNMTTSLECAEGRLFPWFPLSYNGVVMGIGFNFIGKYAVRPDNFNYFESPGVAAVKVIVPKGPECFYELAENPGVVTMHVYFIETPRQALCVFEG
- the LOC124640480 gene encoding uncharacterized protein LOC124640480 isoform X1 → MIRTIALLCLVAAPAFGAFTANMRVRFDLNPFGFGSSSFVEMPLTIWEAIAKNWVQKTGPTLPSGYENLVLYGPADDNTLNLYYDDNYQIAAFQIGLDQEQISDSVYDFENQGFTSWTTTLSNGTSRDYWTIRAYFSTADYLATDATARNSSRNTETLIQGGSMVVTGFNGELYTISSDPTVLADTSVSGFTEQACMIYMGHHFYYNMTTSLECAEGRLFPWFPLSYNGVVMGIGFNFIGKYAVRPDNFNYFESPGVAAVKVIVPKGPECFYELAENPGVVTMHVYFIETPRQALCVFEG